In the genome of Acidimicrobiia bacterium, one region contains:
- a CDS encoding ABC transporter ATP-binding protein → MSPILEINGLTKRFGGLNALGGVDFHVDEGEIVSVIGPNGAGKTTFFNVISGMFAPDSGQILFRGDDIAGLTPDQITKRGVARTFQNVRLFPNMTVLENVMIARHCRTTKGIWPALFQTPGFVAEEAKIREDAKEILGFFGSRLTGYRFDQPAFVLSYANRRRLEIARAMATSPQLLLLDEPTAGMNPRETLELTDLIGKLRDEKGFTVVVIEHDMKVVRDVSDRVVVLDHGVRIAEGTYEEVSTDEGVIEAYLGRPAGEAS, encoded by the coding sequence ATGAGCCCGATCCTCGAGATCAATGGCCTCACCAAGCGCTTCGGTGGCCTCAACGCCCTGGGCGGCGTCGACTTCCATGTCGACGAGGGGGAGATCGTCAGCGTCATCGGCCCCAACGGCGCCGGCAAGACGACGTTCTTCAACGTGATCAGCGGGATGTTCGCCCCCGACTCCGGGCAGATCCTGTTTCGCGGAGACGACATCGCCGGGTTGACGCCCGATCAGATCACCAAGCGGGGCGTCGCCCGCACCTTCCAGAACGTCCGGCTGTTCCCCAACATGACCGTGCTGGAGAACGTCATGATCGCCCGCCATTGCCGTACGACGAAGGGAATCTGGCCCGCTCTCTTCCAAACGCCCGGGTTCGTGGCCGAAGAGGCGAAGATCCGGGAGGACGCCAAGGAGATCCTCGGGTTCTTCGGTTCCCGACTCACCGGGTACCGCTTCGATCAACCGGCGTTCGTGCTCTCCTACGCCAACCGGCGCCGGCTGGAGATCGCTCGCGCCATGGCCACCTCGCCGCAGCTGCTGCTCCTCGATGAGCCGACCGCCGGGATGAACCCGCGCGAGACCCTCGAGCTGACCGACCTCATCGGCAAGTTGAGGGACGAGAAGGGGTTCACGGTGGTGGTGATCGAACACGACATGAAGGTGGTGCGTGACGTCTCCGATCGGGTGGTCGTCCTCGACCACGGCGTCAGGATCGCCGAGGGCACCTACGAGGAGGTCTCCACCGACGAGGGCGTCATCGAGGCCTACCTGGGGCGTCCCGCAGGGGAGGCGTCATGA
- a CDS encoding ABC transporter ATP-binding protein, with product MTDRTPVLEFRDIDTHYGPVHVLKNVNLKIYDGEIVCLLGGNASGKTTTLKTILGMVFPSSGDILLDGEVVSTLSTSERVRRGVSMVPENRRLFKRMTVKENLEIGAFLREDRENLEADMEHIFEVFPRVKERLGQKAGTLSGGEQQMVAVGRALMARPKVLLMDEPSMGLAPVLVAQNFEIIQQINQTGTTVFVVEQNANMALSIADRGYVLQTGQIVLSDTAAGLLANPDMRRAYLGEVE from the coding sequence ATGACCGATCGCACGCCGGTCCTGGAGTTCCGTGACATCGACACCCACTACGGGCCGGTCCACGTCCTCAAGAACGTCAACCTGAAGATCTACGACGGTGAGATCGTGTGCCTGCTCGGTGGCAACGCCTCGGGCAAGACCACCACCCTCAAGACGATCCTGGGCATGGTGTTCCCGTCCTCCGGCGACATCCTCCTCGACGGCGAGGTGGTCTCCACGCTGAGCACCAGCGAGCGGGTGCGGCGAGGAGTCTCCATGGTCCCCGAGAACCGCCGGCTCTTCAAGCGCATGACGGTGAAGGAGAACCTCGAGATCGGGGCCTTCCTGCGCGAGGACCGCGAGAACCTCGAGGCAGACATGGAGCACATCTTCGAGGTGTTCCCTCGGGTCAAGGAGCGTCTCGGCCAGAAGGCGGGGACGCTTTCGGGCGGCGAGCAGCAGATGGTGGCCGTGGGACGGGCACTCATGGCGCGACCCAAGGTGTTGCTCATGGACGAGCCGTCGATGGGCCTGGCGCCGGTGCTGGTGGCTCAGAACTTCGAGATCATCCAGCAGATCAACCAGACCGGGACCACGGTGTTCGTCGTTGAGCAGAACGCCAACATGGCGCTCTCCATCGCCGACCGCGGCTACGTGCTGCAGACGGGGCAGATCGTGCTCTCCGACACCGCCGCCGGACTGCTGGCGAACCCGGACATGCGTCGCGCCTACCTGGGCGAGGTGGAGTAG
- a CDS encoding pitrilysin family protein, with protein MPHRLTTLPSGLRVISESMDSVRSVSVGTWVDTGSRDETPVEAGCSHFLEHLLFKGTETLSAREIAEAFDAIGARSNAFTSKEYTCYWAQLRDEDLALGLGLLSEMIQRPAFREEEIASEQHVVLEEINMNEDDPSDVAHDRFARALWDDHVLALPVLGTRESITAMGRDVIAGYWERRYHPTTTVVAAAGNLDHDELVDLVVERFGTWEGGGGGHLLHPPESASRVDVVTRDTEQAHLVLGTRAFTRADERRYAFGLLDHILGGGMSSRLFREVREERGLAYAVYSFRMPYADSGAFGVYVGTTPHQTSQVLDLVREQLAKAAAEGVTLEELERAKGYMKGSMALSLEDTNSRMVRLGRHELTGVEHLTFDEIAARIDSVTLQDVHDVAAEVLSGPLVLGAVGPFDAVDMERHVA; from the coding sequence ATGCCTCACCGACTCACCACTCTCCCCAGCGGCCTGCGCGTCATCTCCGAGTCGATGGACTCGGTCCGGTCGGTCTCGGTGGGCACCTGGGTGGACACCGGCTCTCGCGACGAGACCCCGGTCGAGGCCGGGTGCTCTCACTTCCTCGAGCACCTGCTTTTCAAGGGGACCGAGACCCTGAGCGCTCGCGAGATCGCCGAGGCCTTCGACGCCATCGGGGCGCGCAGCAACGCCTTCACGTCGAAGGAGTACACCTGTTACTGGGCCCAGCTACGCGACGAAGACCTCGCCCTGGGCCTGGGCCTGCTCTCCGAGATGATCCAGCGCCCGGCGTTTCGCGAGGAGGAGATCGCCTCCGAGCAGCACGTGGTTCTCGAAGAGATCAACATGAACGAGGACGATCCATCCGACGTCGCCCACGACCGGTTCGCCAGGGCCCTCTGGGACGACCACGTCCTCGCGCTGCCGGTCCTGGGCACCAGGGAGAGCATCACCGCCATGGGCCGCGACGTGATCGCCGGCTACTGGGAGCGCCGCTACCACCCGACGACCACCGTGGTGGCCGCCGCCGGCAACCTCGACCATGACGAGCTGGTGGATCTGGTCGTCGAACGATTCGGAACCTGGGAGGGCGGTGGCGGTGGCCACTTGCTGCATCCGCCCGAGTCGGCGTCGCGGGTCGACGTGGTGACCCGCGACACCGAGCAGGCGCATCTTGTCCTCGGAACGCGAGCCTTCACCAGGGCCGACGAGAGGCGCTACGCCTTCGGGCTGCTCGACCACATACTGGGAGGGGGAATGTCCAGCCGCCTGTTCCGTGAAGTCCGCGAGGAGCGCGGCTTGGCGTACGCCGTCTACTCGTTCCGGATGCCGTACGCCGACTCGGGCGCCTTCGGGGTGTACGTGGGGACCACACCACACCAGACCTCGCAGGTGCTCGATCTCGTGCGGGAGCAGCTGGCCAAGGCCGCCGCCGAGGGGGTCACCCTCGAGGAGCTGGAGCGTGCCAAGGGTTACATGAAGGGGTCGATGGCGCTCTCCCTCGAGGACACCAACAGCCGCATGGTGCGCCTCGGCCGCCACGAGCTCACCGGCGTGGAGCATCTCACCTTCGACGAGATAGCCGCCCGCATCGACTCCGTGACGCTGCAGGACGTCCACGATGTCGCTGCCGAGGTGTTGAGCGGGCCCCTGGTGCTGGGCGCCGTCGGACCGTTCGACGCCGTCGACATGGAGCGTCACGTCGCATGA
- the dapB gene encoding 4-hydroxy-tetrahydrodipicolinate reductase codes for MTSVAISGIGGRMGRLIATAVAAASDLDLVAGYDPSHSGEEISGIGVASDPLVVGEAEVVVEFTNPSVVMGNLARWRAMGIHAVVGTSGFGQGRIAELEIIWGDGPGRCLVVPNFSIGAMLMMRFAAMAAPHFAASEIVELHHDRKADAPSGTALATAAGMVAAGGPQRRKVTSEEVLPGARGGDAGPRIHSVRLPGLLAHQEVILGSEGEVLSIRHDTTDRAAFLPGVLLAVRGVGGLSAPVTVGLEAVLGE; via the coding sequence ATGACCTCGGTGGCGATCTCCGGCATCGGGGGTCGCATGGGCCGGCTCATCGCCACCGCCGTGGCCGCCGCTTCCGACCTGGACCTGGTTGCCGGATACGACCCTTCGCATTCCGGTGAGGAGATCTCGGGGATTGGCGTCGCCTCCGATCCGCTGGTGGTGGGCGAGGCGGAGGTCGTGGTGGAGTTCACCAATCCGTCCGTGGTGATGGGCAACCTCGCCAGGTGGCGGGCAATGGGGATCCATGCGGTGGTGGGCACCTCGGGATTCGGCCAGGGGCGGATCGCCGAGCTGGAGATCATCTGGGGTGATGGCCCGGGGCGCTGCCTGGTGGTTCCCAACTTCTCGATCGGGGCGATGCTGATGATGAGGTTCGCCGCCATGGCGGCACCGCACTTCGCCGCATCCGAGATCGTGGAGTTGCATCACGATCGCAAGGCCGACGCCCCTTCCGGAACGGCGCTGGCCACCGCCGCCGGGATGGTCGCCGCCGGAGGACCACAGCGCCGAAAGGTCACTTCCGAGGAAGTGCTCCCCGGCGCCAGGGGAGGCGACGCCGGACCCCGAATCCACTCGGTCCGGCTTCCTGGCCTGCTCGCCCACCAGGAGGTGATCCTGGGCTCGGAGGGCGAGGTGCTCTCCATCCGGCACGACACCACCGACCGCGCTGCCTTCCTGCCCGGCGTCCTGCTGGCGGTACGGGGTGTCGGTGGCCTCTCGGCTCCGGTCACCGTCGGCCTGGAGGCGGTGCTGGGGGAGTGA
- the trxA gene encoding thioredoxin codes for MEHVKDIDQSDFGAAVLQRSNEVTVVVDFWASWCGPCKVLGPLLEKAAADYDGRFELAKVDVDANTELAARFGVQSIPTVIAFQGGEPVGRFTGAIPDASIRKWIDSLLPTEEDAIVERARDLAIEGDEAGAEALLRQVLDTRSDHVEAVTALASLLIARGEAEEALIVLGRVPRTGEVERLEAAARTSSGKNADLPALQAAVAADPSDASARIALGRALAAHGEFEPALDQMLEAVRSGGPLRDEARQAMVDVFGLIGPEHPLAATYRRLLANELF; via the coding sequence ATGGAACACGTCAAGGACATCGACCAGTCCGACTTCGGTGCCGCGGTGCTGCAGCGCAGCAACGAGGTGACCGTGGTGGTCGACTTCTGGGCTTCGTGGTGCGGCCCGTGCAAGGTGCTGGGGCCGCTCCTGGAGAAGGCCGCCGCCGACTACGACGGGCGCTTCGAGCTGGCCAAGGTCGATGTCGACGCCAACACCGAGCTGGCGGCCCGGTTCGGCGTGCAGTCGATCCCCACCGTCATCGCCTTTCAGGGCGGCGAACCGGTCGGGCGGTTCACCGGGGCGATTCCCGATGCCTCGATACGAAAGTGGATCGACTCGCTGCTCCCCACCGAGGAAGATGCCATCGTCGAGCGGGCGCGCGATCTCGCCATCGAGGGCGACGAGGCCGGCGCCGAGGCCCTGCTCCGGCAGGTACTGGACACCAGATCAGATCATGTGGAGGCGGTGACCGCCCTGGCTTCGCTGCTCATTGCCCGCGGCGAGGCGGAGGAAGCGCTCATCGTCCTGGGCCGCGTCCCCCGTACTGGCGAGGTGGAGCGCCTCGAGGCGGCGGCGCGCACCTCATCCGGCAAGAACGCCGATCTGCCTGCCCTTCAGGCGGCCGTCGCCGCCGATCCGAGCGATGCCTCCGCCCGCATCGCCTTGGGACGGGCCCTGGCCGCCCATGGCGAGTTCGAACCGGCGCTCGACCAGATGCTCGAGGCGGTCCGCTCGGGCGGTCCGCTTCGAGACGAGGCCCGCCAGGCGATGGTCGACGTCTTCGGCCTCATCGGGCCCGAGCACCCTCTCGCCGCCACCTACCGGCGGCTGCTCGCCAACGAGCTGTTCTAG
- the dapA gene encoding 4-hydroxy-tetrahydrodipicolinate synthase — MPAAPFGRLLTAMITPFDEAGAVDHEVAWELARRLIAEGSDGLVVAGTTGEAPTLSEDEKVALFGTVVGAVAGKAVVIAGTGTYDTAESIHLTRRAVDAGVDGVMAVTPYYSRPPQEGLLGHFTAIADASEVPVLLYNIPSRTGRLIEVPTLARLAEHERIVAVKDAVGDLAFTGRAALAVGDGMAIYSGDDVLTLPMMAIGAVGVVSVASHLAGPTIAAMVAAMVGGDLGAARRLHLALVPLFEACFLEPNPIPVKAALGKTWREVGPPRLPLVPASAATVEAVLEAVESAAAAR; from the coding sequence ATGCCCGCTGCTCCGTTCGGGCGTCTGCTCACCGCAATGATCACACCCTTCGACGAGGCGGGTGCGGTCGATCACGAAGTCGCCTGGGAGTTGGCGCGTCGCCTCATCGCCGAGGGCTCGGACGGCTTGGTGGTGGCCGGGACCACCGGGGAGGCGCCGACCCTTTCCGAGGACGAGAAGGTGGCCCTCTTCGGGACCGTGGTCGGCGCCGTGGCCGGCAAGGCGGTCGTCATCGCCGGGACCGGCACCTACGACACGGCGGAATCGATACACCTCACCCGTCGTGCCGTGGACGCCGGTGTCGACGGGGTGATGGCGGTGACCCCCTACTACTCGCGCCCCCCGCAGGAGGGCCTGCTCGGTCACTTCACCGCCATCGCCGACGCCTCCGAAGTCCCGGTTCTGCTCTACAACATCCCTTCGCGGACCGGCCGGCTGATCGAGGTGCCCACCCTGGCCCGGCTGGCCGAGCACGAGCGGATCGTGGCGGTCAAGGACGCCGTGGGGGATCTTGCGTTCACCGGCCGCGCCGCCCTGGCGGTGGGCGACGGCATGGCGATCTACTCCGGCGACGACGTGCTCACGCTGCCGATGATGGCCATCGGGGCGGTGGGGGTGGTGTCGGTGGCGTCGCATCTCGCAGGCCCGACGATCGCAGCCATGGTGGCGGCGATGGTCGGCGGCGACCTGGGAGCGGCTCGCCGTCTGCATCTCGCCCTCGTCCCCCTCTTCGAGGCCTGTTTCCTCGAGCCGAACCCGATTCCGGTCAAGGCGGCCCTGGGCAAGACGTGGCGAGAAGTAGGGCCTCCGCGACTGCCCCTGGTGCCGGCTTCCGCCGCCACAGTGGAAGCCGTGCTCGAGGCCGTCGAGTCGGCGGCTGCCGCCAGATGA